The following are encoded together in the Sparus aurata chromosome 1, fSpaAur1.1, whole genome shotgun sequence genome:
- the gtpbp1l gene encoding GTP binding protein 1, like isoform X2, producing MASLATAEPALCPGALPAAESIVPACMFAPDRGCVDDPCGEEGSEDGEGTNGETADHLDLSSKLVLVSPTGEQYDSLLRHLRERIDEGCGETIYVVGMGSDGGDYGLDDKDMEASVATVKSLCEQIEADLIWLRERTDTGGKIQDYLIRRRVGEQDFLEVRVAVVGNVDAGKSTLLGVLTHGELDNGRGFARQKLFRHKHEMESGRTSSVGNDILGFDQEGQVVNKPDSHGGGLDWTKICEKSSKVITFIDLAGHEKYLKTTVFGMTGHLPDFCMLMVGSNAGIVGMTKEHLGLALALNVPVFVVVTKIDMCPANILQETLKLLQRLLKSPGCRKIPVLVQNTDDVIVTASNFSSERMCPIFQISNVTGENMDLLKMFLNLLSSRTNFNNDEPAEFQIDDTYSVPGVGTVVSGTTLRGMIRLNDTLLLGPDPLGTFIPIAVKSIHRKRMPVREVRGGQTASFALKKIKRSSIRKGMVMVSPKLMPQATWEFEAEILVLHHPTTISPRYQAMVHCGSIRQTATILTMNRDCLRTGDKASVHFRFIKTPEYLHCDQKLVFREGRTKAVGTITKLLQSVNTQAAKAQQAKMLGLKKTSKEGMGANEEAGSTARPPSPNTAQLPLKSGGGGRRRGGQRHRGKGLNAAPISTAVPAGAAGTA from the exons ATGGCGTCGTTAGCGACGGCAGAACCAGCGCTATGCCCGGGTGCACTACCAGCAGCAGAGTCGATAGTGCCCGCTTGTATGTTTGCACCGGACCGGGGATGTGTCGACGATCCATGCGGCGAAGAGGGCTCTGAAGACGGCGAGGGTACAAACGGCGAGACCGCGGATCATCTAGACTTAAGCAGCAAG CTGGTCCTCGTGAGTCCAACAGGGGAACAGTACGATTCATTACTACGGCACCTAAGGGAGCGGATAGATGAAGGCTGTGGAGAGACGATCTATGTGGTCGGGATGGGTTCAG ATGGAGGCGACTACGGTCTGGACGATAAGGACATGGAGGCGTCGGTGGCCACGGTGAAGTCGCTGTGTGAACAGATCGAGGCCGACCTGATCTGGCTgagggagaggacagacacTGGCGGAAAGATTCAAGACTACCTCATCCGCCGGCGTGTGGGCGAGCAGGATTTCTTGGAAGTCAG AGTGGCGGTGGTGGGGAACGTGGACGCGGGGAAGAGCACTCTGTTGGGGGTTTTAACCCACGGTGAGCTGGACAACGGCAGAGGCTTCGCTCGCCAGAAGCTCTTCAGACACAAACATGAAATGGAGAGCGGCAGGACCAGCAGCGTGGGCAACGACATCCTGGGCTTTGACCAGGAGGGACAG GTGGTGAACAAGCCAGACAGCCACGGTGGCGGCCTGGACTGGACCAAGATCTGTGAGAAATCCTCAAAGGTCATCACCTTCATCGACCTGGCCGGCCACGAGAAGTACCTCAAAACCACCGTCTTCGGCATGACCGGACACCTGCCTGACTTCTGCATGCTCATG GTCGGCAGTAACGCTGGCATCGTTGGCATGACCAAAGAGCATCTGGGGCTGGCCCTCGCCCTCAACGTGCCTGTGTTTGTAGTGGTTACCAAGATAGACATGTGTCCAGCCAACATCCTACAAG aAACGCTAAAATTATTACAGAGGTTATTAAAGTCACCAGGCTGCCGGAAAATCCCTGTTTTGGTCCAGAACACGGATGATGTCATCGTCACAGCCTCCAACTTCAGCTCTGAGAG gATGTGTCCCATTTTTCAAATCTCAAATGTGACGGGGGAGAACATGGACCTGCTGAAGATGTTCCTCAACCTCCTCTCCTCGAGGACCAACTTCAACAACGACGAGCCTGCTGAGTTCCAGATAGACGACACATACTCAGTACCg GGTGTGGGCACAGTCGTTTCAGGGACTACGTTACGTGGGATGATCCGACTCAACGACACGCTGCTCTTAGGCCCGGACCCGCTGGGCACCTTCATCCCCATCGCTGTTAAATCCATCCACCGCAAGAGGATGCCTGTCAGAGAGGTCCGCGGCGGCCAGACGGCGTCCTTCGCCCTGAAAAAG ATCAAACGTTCATCTATAAGGAAAGGCATGGTGATGGTGTCCCCGAAGCTGATGCCACAGGCCACCTGGGAGTTTGAGGCTGAGATTCTGGTCCTGCACCACCCAACCACGATATCCCCCAGATACCAGGCCATGG TTCACTGTGGCAGCATCAGGCAGACGGCCACCATCCTGACCATGAACAGAGACTGCCTACGGACAGGGGACAAGGCCTCAGTCCACTTCCGCTTCATCAAGACCCCCGAGTACCTGCACTGTGACCAGAAACTGGTGTTCAGGGAGGGACGCACCAAAGCAGTGGGCACCATCACAAAG cttctccAATCAGTGAACACCCAGGCAGCTAAGGCCCAGCAGGCCAAGATGCTGGGCCTCAAGAAGACTTCTAAAGAAGGCATGGGAGCCAATGAGGAGGCGGGATCAACAGCACGGCCGCCGAGTCCTAACACAGCACAGCTACCG CTCaagtcaggaggtggaggacgcAGGAGAGGCGGTCAGAGGCATCGAGGGAAAGGCCTGAACGCTGCACCCATCTCTACAGCCGTGCCTGCAGGAGCAGCGGGCacagcctaa
- the gtpbp1l gene encoding GTP binding protein 1, like isoform X1 — translation MASLATAEPALCPGALPAAESIVPACMFAPDRGCVDDPCGEEGSEDGEGTNGETADHLDLSSKLVLVSPTGEQYDSLLRHLRERIDEGCGETIYVVGMGSDGGDYGLDDKDMEASVATVKSLCEQIEADLIWLRERTDTGGKIQDYLIRRRVGEQDFLEVRVAVVGNVDAGKSTLLGVLTHGELDNGRGFARQKLFRHKHEMESGRTSSVGNDILGFDQEGQVVNKPDSHGGGLDWTKICEKSSKVITFIDLAGHEKYLKTTVFGMTGHLPDFCMLMVGSNAGIVGMTKEHLGLALALNVPVFVVVTKIDMCPANILQETLKLLQRLLKSPGCRKIPVLVQNTDDVIVTASNFSSERMCPIFQISNVTGENMDLLKMFLNLLSSRTNFNNDEPAEFQIDDTYSVPGVGTVVSGTTLRGMIRLNDTLLLGPDPLGTFIPIAVKSIHRKRMPVREVRGGQTASFALKKIKRSSIRKGMVMVSPKLMPQATWEFEAEILVLHHPTTISPRYQAMVHCGSIRQTATILTMNRDCLRTGDKASVHFRFIKTPEYLHCDQKLVFREGRTKAVGTITKLLQSVNTQAAKAQQAKMLGLKKTSKEGMGANEEAGSTARPPSPNTAQLPTVAEEEALCKDGNKENKLKSGGGGRRRGGQRHRGKGLNAAPISTAVPAGAAGTA, via the exons ATGGCGTCGTTAGCGACGGCAGAACCAGCGCTATGCCCGGGTGCACTACCAGCAGCAGAGTCGATAGTGCCCGCTTGTATGTTTGCACCGGACCGGGGATGTGTCGACGATCCATGCGGCGAAGAGGGCTCTGAAGACGGCGAGGGTACAAACGGCGAGACCGCGGATCATCTAGACTTAAGCAGCAAG CTGGTCCTCGTGAGTCCAACAGGGGAACAGTACGATTCATTACTACGGCACCTAAGGGAGCGGATAGATGAAGGCTGTGGAGAGACGATCTATGTGGTCGGGATGGGTTCAG ATGGAGGCGACTACGGTCTGGACGATAAGGACATGGAGGCGTCGGTGGCCACGGTGAAGTCGCTGTGTGAACAGATCGAGGCCGACCTGATCTGGCTgagggagaggacagacacTGGCGGAAAGATTCAAGACTACCTCATCCGCCGGCGTGTGGGCGAGCAGGATTTCTTGGAAGTCAG AGTGGCGGTGGTGGGGAACGTGGACGCGGGGAAGAGCACTCTGTTGGGGGTTTTAACCCACGGTGAGCTGGACAACGGCAGAGGCTTCGCTCGCCAGAAGCTCTTCAGACACAAACATGAAATGGAGAGCGGCAGGACCAGCAGCGTGGGCAACGACATCCTGGGCTTTGACCAGGAGGGACAG GTGGTGAACAAGCCAGACAGCCACGGTGGCGGCCTGGACTGGACCAAGATCTGTGAGAAATCCTCAAAGGTCATCACCTTCATCGACCTGGCCGGCCACGAGAAGTACCTCAAAACCACCGTCTTCGGCATGACCGGACACCTGCCTGACTTCTGCATGCTCATG GTCGGCAGTAACGCTGGCATCGTTGGCATGACCAAAGAGCATCTGGGGCTGGCCCTCGCCCTCAACGTGCCTGTGTTTGTAGTGGTTACCAAGATAGACATGTGTCCAGCCAACATCCTACAAG aAACGCTAAAATTATTACAGAGGTTATTAAAGTCACCAGGCTGCCGGAAAATCCCTGTTTTGGTCCAGAACACGGATGATGTCATCGTCACAGCCTCCAACTTCAGCTCTGAGAG gATGTGTCCCATTTTTCAAATCTCAAATGTGACGGGGGAGAACATGGACCTGCTGAAGATGTTCCTCAACCTCCTCTCCTCGAGGACCAACTTCAACAACGACGAGCCTGCTGAGTTCCAGATAGACGACACATACTCAGTACCg GGTGTGGGCACAGTCGTTTCAGGGACTACGTTACGTGGGATGATCCGACTCAACGACACGCTGCTCTTAGGCCCGGACCCGCTGGGCACCTTCATCCCCATCGCTGTTAAATCCATCCACCGCAAGAGGATGCCTGTCAGAGAGGTCCGCGGCGGCCAGACGGCGTCCTTCGCCCTGAAAAAG ATCAAACGTTCATCTATAAGGAAAGGCATGGTGATGGTGTCCCCGAAGCTGATGCCACAGGCCACCTGGGAGTTTGAGGCTGAGATTCTGGTCCTGCACCACCCAACCACGATATCCCCCAGATACCAGGCCATGG TTCACTGTGGCAGCATCAGGCAGACGGCCACCATCCTGACCATGAACAGAGACTGCCTACGGACAGGGGACAAGGCCTCAGTCCACTTCCGCTTCATCAAGACCCCCGAGTACCTGCACTGTGACCAGAAACTGGTGTTCAGGGAGGGACGCACCAAAGCAGTGGGCACCATCACAAAG cttctccAATCAGTGAACACCCAGGCAGCTAAGGCCCAGCAGGCCAAGATGCTGGGCCTCAAGAAGACTTCTAAAGAAGGCATGGGAGCCAATGAGGAGGCGGGATCAACAGCACGGCCGCCGAGTCCTAACACAGCACAGCTACCG ACAgtggcagaggaggaggctcTGTGTAAAGACggcaacaaagaaaacaag CTCaagtcaggaggtggaggacgcAGGAGAGGCGGTCAGAGGCATCGAGGGAAAGGCCTGAACGCTGCACCCATCTCTACAGCCGTGCCTGCAGGAGCAGCGGGCacagcctaa
- the gtpbp1l gene encoding GTP binding protein 1, like isoform X3 → MASLATAEPALCPGALPAAESIVPACMFAPDRGCVDDPCGEEGSEDGEGTNGETADHLDLSSKLVLVSPTGEQYDSLLRHLRERIDEGCGETIYVVGMGSDGGDYGLDDKDMEASVATVKSLCEQIEADLIWLRERTDTGGKIQDYLIRRRVGEQDFLEVRVAVVGNVDAGKSTLLGVLTHGELDNGRGFARQKLFRHKHEMESGRTSSVGNDILGFDQEGQVVNKPDSHGGGLDWTKICEKSSKVITFIDLAGHEKYLKTTVFGMTGHLPDFCMLMVGSNAGIVGMTKEHLGLALALNVPVFVVVTKIDMCPANILQETLKLLQRLLKSPGCRKIPVLVQNTDDVIVTASNFSSERMCPIFQISNVTGENMDLLKMFLNLLSSRTNFNNDEPAEFQIDDTYSVPGVGTVVSGTTLRGMIRLNDTLLLGPDPLGTFIPIAVKSIHRKRMPVREVRGGQTASFALKKIKRSSIRKGMVMVSPKLMPQATWEFEAEILVLHHPTTISPRYQAMVHCGSIRQTATILTMNRDCLRTGDKASVHFRFIKTPEYLHCDQKLVFREGRTKAVGTITKLLQSVNTQAAKAQQAKMLGLKKTSKEGMGANEEAGSTARPPSPNTAQLPWQRRRLCVKTATKKTSSSQEVEDAGEAVRGIEGKA, encoded by the exons ATGGCGTCGTTAGCGACGGCAGAACCAGCGCTATGCCCGGGTGCACTACCAGCAGCAGAGTCGATAGTGCCCGCTTGTATGTTTGCACCGGACCGGGGATGTGTCGACGATCCATGCGGCGAAGAGGGCTCTGAAGACGGCGAGGGTACAAACGGCGAGACCGCGGATCATCTAGACTTAAGCAGCAAG CTGGTCCTCGTGAGTCCAACAGGGGAACAGTACGATTCATTACTACGGCACCTAAGGGAGCGGATAGATGAAGGCTGTGGAGAGACGATCTATGTGGTCGGGATGGGTTCAG ATGGAGGCGACTACGGTCTGGACGATAAGGACATGGAGGCGTCGGTGGCCACGGTGAAGTCGCTGTGTGAACAGATCGAGGCCGACCTGATCTGGCTgagggagaggacagacacTGGCGGAAAGATTCAAGACTACCTCATCCGCCGGCGTGTGGGCGAGCAGGATTTCTTGGAAGTCAG AGTGGCGGTGGTGGGGAACGTGGACGCGGGGAAGAGCACTCTGTTGGGGGTTTTAACCCACGGTGAGCTGGACAACGGCAGAGGCTTCGCTCGCCAGAAGCTCTTCAGACACAAACATGAAATGGAGAGCGGCAGGACCAGCAGCGTGGGCAACGACATCCTGGGCTTTGACCAGGAGGGACAG GTGGTGAACAAGCCAGACAGCCACGGTGGCGGCCTGGACTGGACCAAGATCTGTGAGAAATCCTCAAAGGTCATCACCTTCATCGACCTGGCCGGCCACGAGAAGTACCTCAAAACCACCGTCTTCGGCATGACCGGACACCTGCCTGACTTCTGCATGCTCATG GTCGGCAGTAACGCTGGCATCGTTGGCATGACCAAAGAGCATCTGGGGCTGGCCCTCGCCCTCAACGTGCCTGTGTTTGTAGTGGTTACCAAGATAGACATGTGTCCAGCCAACATCCTACAAG aAACGCTAAAATTATTACAGAGGTTATTAAAGTCACCAGGCTGCCGGAAAATCCCTGTTTTGGTCCAGAACACGGATGATGTCATCGTCACAGCCTCCAACTTCAGCTCTGAGAG gATGTGTCCCATTTTTCAAATCTCAAATGTGACGGGGGAGAACATGGACCTGCTGAAGATGTTCCTCAACCTCCTCTCCTCGAGGACCAACTTCAACAACGACGAGCCTGCTGAGTTCCAGATAGACGACACATACTCAGTACCg GGTGTGGGCACAGTCGTTTCAGGGACTACGTTACGTGGGATGATCCGACTCAACGACACGCTGCTCTTAGGCCCGGACCCGCTGGGCACCTTCATCCCCATCGCTGTTAAATCCATCCACCGCAAGAGGATGCCTGTCAGAGAGGTCCGCGGCGGCCAGACGGCGTCCTTCGCCCTGAAAAAG ATCAAACGTTCATCTATAAGGAAAGGCATGGTGATGGTGTCCCCGAAGCTGATGCCACAGGCCACCTGGGAGTTTGAGGCTGAGATTCTGGTCCTGCACCACCCAACCACGATATCCCCCAGATACCAGGCCATGG TTCACTGTGGCAGCATCAGGCAGACGGCCACCATCCTGACCATGAACAGAGACTGCCTACGGACAGGGGACAAGGCCTCAGTCCACTTCCGCTTCATCAAGACCCCCGAGTACCTGCACTGTGACCAGAAACTGGTGTTCAGGGAGGGACGCACCAAAGCAGTGGGCACCATCACAAAG cttctccAATCAGTGAACACCCAGGCAGCTAAGGCCCAGCAGGCCAAGATGCTGGGCCTCAAGAAGACTTCTAAAGAAGGCATGGGAGCCAATGAGGAGGCGGGATCAACAGCACGGCCGCCGAGTCCTAACACAGCACAGCTACCG tggcagaggaggaggctcTGTGTAAAGACggcaacaaagaaaacaag CTCaagtcaggaggtggaggacgcAGGAGAGGCGGTCAGAGGCATCGAGGGAAAGGCCTGA